Below is a genomic region from Vulgatibacter sp..
ATCGACGGACTCGAGGACGAGGTCCTCACCGGCAGGCACGAGCGCACGGTGCTCCAGCGGATCTTCGCCGCCCGCGAGGCGCTGGTGCAGCTGCGCCGCGCCCTCTCCCCGGAGCGCGACGTGCTGCTGCAGCTGAGCAAGGGCGCCGACAAGCGGGTCGCGGAGCGGACCAGCCTCTACTTCCGCGACGTGCACGATCACGCGCTCCGCCACGCAGAGGCGGTGGATCAGGCCCGCGAGGCGCTGAAGGACGTGCTGGCCGCCTACCACTCCGCTGCGGCGAACCGCACCTCGGAGATCGTGAAGCGCCTCACCCTCTTCTCCGCGATCTTCCTGCCGCTCACCTTCGTCACCGGCTTCTTCGGGATGAACTTCGCCCACCTGCCCTTCGGCAACGACGGCTTCCTCCTCGCGGCGCTGCTCTCGATGCTGGTGCTGCCGGCGGGGATGGTGGTCTGGTTCTGGCTCTCGCGCTGGATCTGATTGCGCCCCGAGGAACGGCAGCGGCGGGCCCCTCTTGCGAAGAGCCCGCCGCCGTGCCGCTCCTGCTCGCATGGATCAGGTCCCGCAGGCAGGCGTGTAGCTGATGTCGATGCTGCTGCCGGGCGCCGGGGCGGTGGTCTCGGTGAAGACCACGGAGTTGGTGGCGCCGTCGTAGGTCCAGCCGCTGTTCACGATCCGCCCGTCGACCCGCACCGTCACCGCGCCGGTCGGCGTCCCGGTGAGCGGGAAGCGGAGGCTGAAGCCGAAGGTCTCCTGCGCCAGGTTGACCAGCGAGCGGCCCCAGTCGGTGGTGCAGATCGACTCGGTGGTGCCGCCGGTGGCGGCGATCACCTGGCTGTAGCGGTCGCCGTTGCCCGAGGCGGTGCTGCAGCCGTTGCCGAGCACGCCGTGGACGGTGACCCGATCCGCGTTGGCGGCGCCCTTCAGGTTGCGGAAGAAGTTGACGTAGAAGCTCGGCTCCTTGTCGGAGTGGTCGTCCTCGTCGGTGACGATGATCACCGAGAGGCGCGCGTCGGGGCGGTAGAAGCCGAGGTTGCCGTCGTTGGAGAGCGAGGTGTTGGGCGCGTCGGCGTTGTCGACCAGCGGGGTGCTCACCGCGCGGTAGGCAGCCTCGAGACCCTCCTCCCACCAGTGGC
It encodes:
- a CDS encoding magnesium transporter CorA family protein, producing MIRVLTLDEHDQILAGGPELATAGGTRWIDIQDQTPEEIAWLGATFGFHPLALEDCLHLNQRAKFEDYPSAVFLVIHTLAVGAGPSDLTLRELHAFLTGEVLVTVHATALPEVERVWERAAADPELLARKPDVLLYHLCDEVVDAQFPVIEQLRESIDGLEDEVLTGRHERTVLQRIFAAREALVQLRRALSPERDVLLQLSKGADKRVAERTSLYFRDVHDHALRHAEAVDQAREALKDVLAAYHSAAANRTSEIVKRLTLFSAIFLPLTFVTGFFGMNFAHLPFGNDGFLLAALLSMLVLPAGMVVWFWLSRWI